GGGCGCCCAGGCGGGGTCGCCGGCCCGCCGCCCGGCCAGCACGTCGAGCAGGGCCGCCGCGTCGGCGACCGTGCGGGCGATCGAGCCCGACGTGGCGAGGCCGACCGGGTCGCCGTACATCGGGAAGCCGCTGATCCGGCCGCGGGTCGGCTTGAGGCCGACGAGACCGCAGCAGGCGGCCGGGATCCGGATCGAGCCGCCGCCGTCGGAGCCCTGGGCGACGGAGACCAGCCCGGCCGCGACCGCCGACGCGGCCCCTCCCGACGAGCCGCCCGCCATCCGCGAGGTGTCCCACGGGGTGACGGCGGCCGGCCGGCCCTCCGGCTCGGTGTAGCAGGGCGAGCCGAACTCCGGCGTGCTGGTCTTGCCGAGGCTGACCATCCCGGCGTCCTCGATCGCCAGGGTCACGCCGTCGGAGACCTCCGGCACGTAGTCGGCGAAGGCCGGCGACCCGAAGGCCGTCGGCACGCCCCGGGTCAGGTTGAGGTCCTTGATCGCCGTCGGTACGCCGGCCAGCGGCGACGCCCCGTCGCCGACCGGTCCGACGGCCGCGACCTCGCGGGCCCGGCGCCGCGCGGCGTCCGGGTCGAGGAAGGCGAACGCGCCGTCGACGTACTCCCTGGGGAGACGCGCGGCGCGTTCGAGGTAGTGCTCGGTGAGCTCGACCGCACTGATCTCGCCGGAGCGGATCAGGGCGCCCTGCTCGAGGGCGGTCAGGTCGTGGAGATCGGCCACGACCTGACCCTAGTGCCGGTGGTTGAGGTGCGAGCCTGCGAGCCTCGAAACCTCAGTGGGTCACGCGGCGCTGGTGGCCGGCGCGAACTCGACCAGGGTGCCGAGCGCGGCGAGCAGCTTGGCGCGGACCTCGGGGTCGGTGGTCGGGTCGACGTCGACGGCCGGCTGCGAGACGGTGACGTCCTCGACCACGATCGCACCGGCGATGCCGGCGGAGCGGGCGGTGTCGCCGTGGGCCCACTTGCCGCCGTACGGCGTCGGGGTGGCGCCGATGACGCCGAACGGCTTGCCCACGATGGCGCCGGCGCCGTAGGGGCGCGAGATCCAGTCGATGGCGTTGTTGAGGACGGCGGGCATGGTGCCGTTGTACTCGGGGGTGACGGCGAGGACGCGGTCGGCGGAGGCGACGCGCTCGCGGAGGGCGGTGGCGGCGGCGGGAGCCGAGGCACCGTCGATGTCCTCGTTGTAGAACGGGACCTGGTCGAGACCGTCGACGATGTCGAGCTCGACACCGGCGGGGGCCTCGGCCTTGAGGATCTCGGCGATCCGGCGGTTCAGGGAGTCGGCGCGGAGGCTTCCGACGAGGACGGCGA
Above is a genomic segment from Nocardioides aromaticivorans containing:
- a CDS encoding amidase, which gives rise to MADLHDLTALEQGALIRSGEISAVELTEHYLERAARLPREYVDGAFAFLDPDAARRRAREVAAVGPVGDGASPLAGVPTAIKDLNLTRGVPTAFGSPAFADYVPEVSDGVTLAIEDAGMVSLGKTSTPEFGSPCYTEPEGRPAAVTPWDTSRMAGGSSGGAASAVAAGLVSVAQGSDGGGSIRIPAACCGLVGLKPTRGRISGFPMYGDPVGLATSGSIARTVADAAALLDVLAGRRAGDPAWAPEPSGTFLAAAGRDPGRLRIACFDTPVIADVEVDPEVLAAYDATTRLLSSLGHVVEDVPVPIPPEAVPVFETCWAVLTAMSTVPLSAAQAELVRPLTRWLGERGTAVSGPEFGLAIGQLRRFAGEALVALAPYDIVLTPTLATVPLPVGAIRDDADPAADFEAQKRFTPWTSAWNVTGMPAISLPLHQSAAGLPIGMMLAARPAEEELLLSLAAQLEAALPWQDRRPPLW
- a CDS encoding NAD(P)H-dependent oxidoreductase, which codes for MTDTTTRVAVLVGSLRADSLNRRIAEILKAEAPAGVELDIVDGLDQVPFYNEDIDGASAPAAATALRERVASADRVLAVTPEYNGTMPAVLNNAIDWISRPYGAGAIVGKPFGVIGATPTPYGGKWAHGDTARSAGIAGAIVVEDVTVSQPAVDVDPTTDPEVRAKLLAALGTLVEFAPATSAA